The nucleotide window ACCTCCTTCTCATACTCTTATCTCGGACCGGAGCATCTGTCTCATCCTGTGATTCCCTCTCATCATCATTAGTCTCATCACTGCTCTCATCACTACACTCATCATCAGTTTGTTCCCAGAATGTTCCCTTGTCCTCCTGTTGTTCCTCCTTTGTCTGACTCTCCATTTCttcttgtttttgtctctgCATTTCTTCCTCTTGTTTTTGTCTCTGCATTTCTTCCTCTTGTTTTTGCCTCTGCATTTCttcttgtttttgtctctgcatttcttcctcttgtctctttctctccatttcctcttccctctgtctctgaatttcctgttctctctctctttccatttctAGCTCCCTTTGTCTGTCCAATTCGTCCTGTTTTTCCAATTCTAGTTGGCGCTGCATTTCAGCCTCCTTccgtttctctttttctctctgtcgctcAGGCCTCATTTTCTCCTCATATTCATTTTGCCTTCTATTTAATTCTTCAAGTATCCTGGCCTCTTCTTCCCACTTTTTTTCCAGCTCTTGTTGTCGTGCCTCTTCTTTCTGGATGGCCAGTTTGTCTTGGTTCTTACGCCATTCTTCTGGGTGTTCATACCAGTGTCTTGCTTCCTCATCCTGATTTTGtcgctcttctctctttctttgctcctctttctgtctctcttctgtctttctcatgcgctcgctctttctctccctctgttgttCTCGAATAATGTCTAGTCTAGTTTTTCTTGCTTCAGTGTCtcttctttccatctctctgtctgtctctttttgtctcatttccatttgtctgtttatttccttcttttcttcctccactttcatttgtccagcttcCACTTCTTCCTTTTCCATTTCTAACTTTCTGTTGTTCATTTCTGCTTGCCTATTTTCATTTTCCCTGCTCTGGATCTCGAGTAGACTTTGTGACTCTCTTTGTTTTTCCCCTTCAGTTTGAAGCTGTTGATGTTCTTCTCTCTTGTCCTCTATTTGTTTAAGCTCAGACTCACATTTTTCTTTTATGCTTTTCTCAATCTCCTTGAGTTTCTCTGCTTCTTCTTCCTTTTGTAACTCCAGTTCTTGTTTttgctccatctctctttttcttttctcagcttcttttctctccatctccatccttttctgttccatctctctttctctctcctcaatATACTGAcgtcttttctcttcttttttctccatttccaaTGTTCTCTGTTCCATCTCTCTTAggctctcctccatctccatttTTTGGATCTCTAGGagcctttctctctcattttgtcTCTCCTCTTCTATTTGAATCTGACTTTGCTTTTTCTCCTGCTCAAGGTGTTTCACCTGTTCTTCCCTCGTTTTtgcctctttttctttttcctcttgTTTTTCAATCTCTCTGCATTTCTCTTTCCACTCATCATCCTTTTGCAGGGCTACTTTTGTCCACTTTTCCTCTGTTTGTTTTAGGTCAGCTGTGTTTTTATCTTGTATCTTTCTTTCAATGTCCTTgatctttttctctatctgtgCTTCTACAACTTTCTGTAACTCCAAttccttttgtttttcattcacTTCACTCTTGCTTTGCTTAAGGTTCTCCTCTTTTTCTTGTCTCTTTTTAGCCAAatcgctctgtctctcctcaTTCTCCTTTCTTTGGATATCCATCagtctttctatctctttctgtttttctttttcaatttgAATCTGTCTTCTCTGTTCTTCCCTCCTTAGCTCTTgtaatctttctttctctttgatGGCATCCTTTTCTGCctgctctctctgtttttctatctctctgtatTTTGCTTCCCATTCCTCCTCCTTCTGTCGGGCTGTTTGTCTCCAGCTTTCCTCCATCTGTTTTAGCATATCTTTATTTTTCAATGTCATTGTTTTCTCAATTTCTTTGAGTTTCTCCTTTTCTTCAGCCGCTGAAGCTTCTTGTAATTGCAGCTGATGTTTTTTCTCATCTACCTCCCTTTGTTGCTCCTCcagaactctttctctctctctttgtttctccaCCTCCATTTGCATCTGTCTTTCATGTTCTGCTCTCTTCTGGTTTTCGGCTTTTCTATCCAAATCTTTTTTCTGATTTTCATTTTCCATGGCCCTTTTCTTCAACTCCTCCATCTGCTTCAGTTCCATCTCCCTgagtctctcctctttctccctcagttccatctctcccttcttcttgatatctctctccatctctttcaaacgctccatctccttctctcgctACTGCCTCTCCTCCTCAATCTTTTGCTGTCTCTCATTCAAACCTTGTTccatttctttctgtttttgaagaagttGTCTTTCCATTTCTCTGTGCTTTTCCAACATTTCTTTTTCCATTGTTTTCTGTTGATCTTCCAATTGTTTCTTCAGTTCTTCTTGTCTCTTGATCTCTTCCAATTTCTCATGATGTTGTTTTCTTGCCTTTTCTCTTTCCAAGTTGTTCAATCTATCCATCTCTTTCTGCGTTTCTTCCTCTGTCTTGAACACTTTtagctgttctctctctgtcttctgtttctccctctctaacTCTTTAGAGCTCTCCAGCTCTTtcaacctctcctcctctttggcTTTTCTTTCCAACACTTCTTTTTCTTTGGTTTTCTTGTTCAACTCGTCCCGTTGCTTCAATTCCATCTGTCTGagtgtctcctctttctccatcaattccatctctccttttttcttaatatccctctccatctctttcaaacgctccatcttcttctctctctgctgcttctCCTCCTCAATCCTTTGCGGTCTCTCACTCAAACATTGTTtcatttctttctgtttttcttgaaactttctttccatttctctttgctttttctccatttctttttCCATCATTTTCTGTTTCACTTCCCACTGCTTCTTCAATATTTCCTGACTCTCAAACACTTCCTCTTTCTTCAGCTTCTTCAGCTCTTCCATCtccttctgcctctctttctcccactccaactctttatgtctctcctgctctttcaacctctcttcctccttcagtTTTCTCTCCAACTCTTCCTTTTCTTTGATTTTCTTGTTCACCCCCTCCATCTGCTTCAGTTCCATCTCCCTGagtctcccctctttctccctcagttccatctctccctttttcttgatatctctctccatctctttctctcgctgcTGCCTCTCTTCCTCAATCTTTTGCTGTCTCTCATTCAAACCTTGTTccatttctttctgtttttgaagaggttttccctccatttcttgtcccatttttctctgtttttcttccCATTGCTTCTTCAGTTCTTCCTGTCTTTTAATTCCTTCCAATTTCTCATTGTCTTGCTTTCTTGCCTTTTCTCTTTCCGAATCTTTAATTCTATCCATCTCTTTCTGCTTTTGTTTTTCACTATCTAACTTGCTCAGCTGATCTATCTCTTGCCgcttctgtttctctgtctccaaCTCTTTGTTTCTCTGTAGCTTTATCGGATCCACTTGTTTTTGGGGTTCTAGTTCTGTCTGTATCTCTGTACCTGTATGAACCGATTTCCCCCTTGTTTCCAACttcatctcattctctcttcctgATGCTTTCAGGTTCTCCATCTGTATAtgcctttccctttctctctgcatTTCTTTCAGCCTTTCCATCTTTTGcaacctctctctttccctctccaatGCTAGAATTCTTTCTTCAGCCTGTTTTAATCTTTCCATCAGTAGCTTTTGCTCCTGAGCTCGCTCAATCTCTCTCAACCTCTCCATGTCCCTCTGCAAttggaaattattttttaaatggctTATACTGACCATTTTAATTGGATAAAGCACAGAGTACATGAATGTTGCAAAGATGTACAAATAAAATTCTTGTTTTAGAGACACTTACCTTCTCTTCATCACCTGCACATCCATAAGACTGGCCAATGCCCCACAGCCCTGTTCGATCCGAGCCCACCAGTCTTTCTATATCTCTTGTTAGAGCTCTCGCTCGctcttcctccttcttcctctctctttgttgCCTCTGCTCAATCTGTAATGTTGCCATTTGTTGTTCTCTCTCAAGGGCTTTCCTTCTCTTGTTTTGGTAGAACAGTTCAAGTTTACGCAGTCTATCCAACTCTTTGTGAGCCTGTGGAAAAGATAGGAAAGCATTTTATTTACCTCCACACAGGGAAATATGGTTGTCAATAACCATGAAAAGCCAGCTAAAACATACAAGTACAAATGCAATATACTATTAAATGAGCAAAAGAACAATGTGTTAAACAATGTgttaaataaacaaatgcagAATTTGGTATTATAAAATATTTAAAGTATAAAATGTAATGCTGGAGCAGATAATCAAATTGATTAACACCATATTTAAAGTCATTTCTGTTGTACTTGTTGTACTGTTCTCATGTATGTAAGTTCAAGTAGCGTTTAAAGTGTCCTACCATCTCATGCAGTTCCTTGTCTGTTTCTGACACCTTTTGGATGAAATCGTTCAGTTGTTTGATGTCATGGGATAACTCCTGCTCCTTCATTGccacctctctctgtttctctgcctTCTGTTTGGCCCTGACGTCCATCTGCCTCTGTATTTCTCTGTCCTCATCCACCTGCGTCTCTTGCCTTGCCTGCTGAAGTCTCTtccgctctctcttcctctccatctctctctctctttctgcatcaCACTGTCTTTTATTCTGCTTCAGCCTGTTCATTTCTTGTCTACTTTTTGCATTGTTGGCTTCCAGCTCCATTTTCCTTCCACCCACCCAGGTGTATGAACCTGTCACTGGAAAATGTCCGGGCACAGTCTCATCCAGGTGTCGCTGAGAGAGCTCCTCTAAGATTGTGTTGACCTCACTCACAAACTCTTTTTGCTCCTTCTCCACTTGTCTTTTCCACTTTTCAGAGCTCATAGCCATCTCCTTCTGCTCAGCATCTTCCGTCGCCTGACTGGCCTTCACGTCCTCAGCCTCCTGTGTCTCCATCTTCCTCAGACCCTCACTGAGGTAATTGTATAGTCGCTCACGACCCTGCTGCCGTATCTCACTCTGCTTTTGCCATCGTGCTCTGACCTCCTCACTTATTACAGCAGGGTGAGCCTGGTCTTCTTTCCTTGCCCTGCTTACCTTGGGCTTCGAATTCTGGTATTGGCAAACACATCAGATATAATGTACTGCACCGACCTATCTATCACTTTCTttaaataaaccatttattacCTTCACCTACAGCATGCCCTTTACAATACTATTTTAAAGTTATTAGtatctacacacaaacacacatctattaactctattaaaaatatattgaaGTCTTATTCATTTCTATTATACCTTAGGCTTTGATACCTGCCTGGATGCATTGTTAGCACCATTAGCCGTTTCTATGATCTCCTCATGTATCTGGTCACGGATCAATAGCGTGTGGGGGGGAACCCCACAGTCAGTCGGTCACCTCTCTGGTCCTCCTACAGTTGAATGTGAAATTTTGATTTAAGACTGACAGTGCCATTTCTATATCTTTATAATTTATTTCACACTAGAGCATGTACATGTCTATTGATATACACATAATTCATTATTCTCATTCTTTAGGGTCACTAAAATTAGCCCTCTTTCCAATAGATGCATCACCATTATGTGTCTTGGCCTGCTTACATGGCAAAAAGGCCTACAATTTCCATAATAATGTCTTTACAAAGGAACTTACCAAAATGTAACGATAGAAAGTCTGAACTTTTCTTGCTCAACAAAAGTATACAAATTCAAGTGTGCTTATCTGATACAACTGACTGTTTCCAtattctgctgtgtttattaGGATTCCAAAACCACGGCAACATTCCTATGATTCCTATGTGACATCAGAGTTCTATTACGTAGTTGTCACAAACCTTTTCACAGCACAGAACATTCTACAGTACCGAAGTGTGACGTTTCGTTTCCATGACAGCAggttcactggatctaaacaagcTTTCGAAGTGGCATCATTTCTACCTAATACATTGAATGTAGAactagacatgtggcatcatttcttcctaataaattgttttaaatgtaggctatagttgTTTAAAAGTGTTGCACCTGTTTATTAGGTTTatcagtttttctcagttgctttggtgcatttctcagacccgaattgaaattctcaaaactgcTTGTTCAAACTCTATACATCGtatcacttgtgcacatcataaaAGCAATTTCTCCCAATATTGGTAAGTGCTTCTCCCAAACTGTAAATAATTTTGTGCATCCATGCAACTTATTGTGTCTGCTCTTTTACGTTTTCGATTGCTAATGTCATGTTTGTCAAAATGCCGAATAGTAGCCTATTTAGAACACAACTGTCTCTGCTATAAGCTACCCAATAAAACAAATAggcagggctctcaagtgtcacgcatttcagtcttttgtcacgctctcccgccacacattgtatttctcacgcagaaaaactatttatatatttaatatgctgcggcagcgcccaaaatgtctctggccgcgccgctctcactatggaaccggcaggaatcaagcgcgtctcccctggagttgagcctgccacttatcagccaatcaaaaataacgagaggggctacacaatagccaatcagaaaataactgtattgtatctgggtaagatttaacgcaacaaccaatgaaaaacgCGTATCCTGGAATTGTTGAACGTGAATTATTAAACGTGAACCTGTTACCTACTACTTCCAAGTTTCGTTCACCTTGGAGCTTCGAGCATCAGTTCATGGTttcagcacagagtaagtcatcttttaatgttacaacaaatccacagcttgtttgacacaaacaacgacaacgtgactgctgctatagagaatgtttcccagataattagcatcagttgttcatgactgtctgtaacttagccaacagtttcacagcctgttcattgacaacacttgctcagaacaagtagcctatgcctagtcatactttcgttcacacgatgactgacatattgtcacattctaaacatctctctctctccaaataggcttaatcattttattagcactaaacaaattaaactgtattgcatagcctattgttataggtcacttttaaaatcacgtcatattatataattatatcctggccatggatgcattaatcattgcatctgtattcaaaaatgtcgggtaaaaagcaattaggctaagcatcctctcattcaccctgagaggaaggccccctaaaaggtccaggttagtggatgctcagaggtggtgaaaaggcccattattgaattgtcagtgccatgtgtcaaatcatttcttttgcaaatctgagcaattataaattatactttttccccattttgacttaggagggcattgctcctacatactttagccaataatcaaatgtctgctctcttttggaaagctgagacactgttggaaaacaattagaataactgtgtgatgtactgtcacaaagttacaaaggctagattattcttttatttttctaccggataacaagcatctttgaactgaccacatttcagccctctaggtcttgacttgatatgacttgagtcctagcattaggtcttctcatgctgtgtgcaaaagtagatcaacatagaatgacaacatgagtactttagaccattatttgccaaggtatgctcatgcatttggtaaaatgccctatgaaaactccccataggactttgggttatccaaaatgcatactggcaatcaaatgcttactgcatatgaaccccaCATAAGCATAATATtggcctcaaatgaaaggtaatactctgaagtttcatgcttgcatttggataggctacttcaggttctgatatgactacactaaatatggaataattacaaaaaatacaaatctttacaatttctatttcaattcaattggtgtgtataagacgggctatatttctgcacaactaatattggatcaactggtaactgacctggggctggtgtatgctagctggtgatgctagttgcgcgtgtaaatcctcacacccctaaccttaagagcgcttctaaccgctgactCGACTCCCATACCATTGTGTGTTGACGTGGCGGGGGGGGGATTGTCGACGGGGAATGTCACTCTTGCCtgtcctcaaaacttgagagccctgaatAGGCATTATTTTA belongs to Alosa sapidissima isolate fAloSap1 chromosome 20, fAloSap1.pri, whole genome shotgun sequence and includes:
- the LOC121694771 gene encoding LOW QUALITY PROTEIN: trichohyalin-like (The sequence of the model RefSeq protein was modified relative to this genomic sequence to represent the inferred CDS: substituted 1 base at 1 genomic stop codon); this encodes METQEAEDVKASQATEDAEQKEMAMSSEKWKRQVEKEQKEFVSEVNTILEELSQRHLDETVPGHFPVTGSYTWVGGRKMELEANNAKSRQEMNRLKQNKRQCDAEREREMERKRERKRLQQARQETQVDEDREIQRQMDVRAKQKAEKQREVAMKEQELSHDIKQLNDFIQKVSETDKELHEMAHKELDRLRKLELFYQNKRRKALEREQQMATLQIEQRQQRERKKEEERARALTRDIERLVGSDRTGLWGIGQSYGCAGDEEKRDMERLREIERAQEQKLLMERLKQAEERILALERERERLQKMERLKEMQRERERHIQMENLKASGRENEMKLETRGKSVHTGTEIQTELEPQKQVDPIKLQRNKELETEKQKRQEIDQLSKLDSEKQKQKEMDRIKDSEREKARKQDNEKLEGIKRQEELKKQWEEKQRKMGQEMEGKPLQKQKEMEQGLNERQQKIEEERQQREKEMERDIKKKGEMELREKEGRLREMELKQMEGVNKKIKEKEELERKLKEEERLKEQERHKELEWEKERQKEMEELKKLKKEEVFESQEILKKQWEVKQKMMEKEMEKKQREMERKFQEKQKEMKQCLSERPQRIEEEKQQREKKMERLKEMERDIKKKGEMELMEKEETLRQMELKQRDELNKKTKEKEVLERKAKEEERLKELESSKELEREKQKTEREQLKVFKTEEETQKEMDRLNNLEREKARKQHHEKLEEIKRQEELKKQLEDQQKTMEKEMLEKHREMERQLLQKQKEMEQGLNERQQKIEEERQXREKEMERLKEMERDIKKKGEMELREKEERLREMELKQMEELKKRAMENENQKKDLDRKAENQKRAEHERQMQMEVEKQRERERVLEEQQREVDEKKHQLQLQEASAAEEKEKLKEIEKTMTLKNKDMLKQMEESWRQTARQKEEEWEAKYREIEKQREQAEKDAIKEKERLQELRREEQRRQIQIEKEKQKEIERLMDIQRKENEERQSDLAKKRQEKEENLKQSKSEVNEKQKELELQKVVEAQIEKKIKDIERKIQDKNTADLKQTEEKWTKVALQKDDEWKEKCREIEKQEEKEKEAKTREEQVKHLEQEKKQSQIQIEEERQNERERLLEIQKMEMEESLREMEQRTLEMEKKEEKRRQYIEEREREMEQKRMEMERKEAEKRKREMEQKQELELQKEEEAEKLKEIEKSIKEKCESELKQIEDKREEHQQLQTEGEKQRESQSLLEIQSRENENRQAEMNNRKLEMEKEEVEAGQMKVEEEKKEINRQMEMRQKETDREMERRDTEARKTRLDIIREQQRERKSERMRKTEERQKEEQRKREERQNQDEEARHWYEHPEEWRKNQDKLAIQKEEARQQELEKKWEEEARILEELNRRQNEYEEKMRPERQREKEKRKEAEMQRQLELEKQDELDRQRELEMEREREQEIQRQREEEMERKRQEEEMQRQKQEEEMQRQKQEEMESQTKEEQQEDKGTFWEQTDDECSDESSDETNDDERESQDETDAPVRDKSMRRRFIGWLNGKMKERYETKIERTIMREEEVFKGYMTRAKREQEKRKSLVDAEAKRQNLESSWLEWEKGKKEKKIKRKEQKKEARSQAQLARILKLNEEADRNLDKYNGTNIYSSQNKLLRKQMIGWDRKRK